The Platichthys flesus chromosome 8, fPlaFle2.1, whole genome shotgun sequence genome has a window encoding:
- the simc1 gene encoding uncharacterized protein simc1 — MDVISLSSEDSDLEIIGSMYSPGAPPLSMYSPGAPPLSSDVIGTGFIDLTDPRWIFPEQKKRKLHSSIPILAVIDLSDYEEAYETEELNTENQPPIKQDSTVFAPQQDCGDLKPELSGLDPQTQNPTKNAIVQPCDHTPVVILRRLPFLDKLVRDLETSKSSVHLTKECTKNSPSFKQLGIIYKGAPESMITASNVQCMEPSLDESSPKVAKSLIIEEQQENSHAFSSTHLHYLADHTSHNSSTTSLHPAELLDPDPLPHRSPVSREPQADPPPTSERTPAENTSERQWDGAEVERPSNSPDSYCSIPAEPPLSVSKTGDMDEGPGNEAYRGDLESDSPMSFFWQDESDDINEDNRFQSTIMTASEEDRHFVCPDALREIMSGSYRDLIKVEYEAFGTPKVLCRQSLGQVYCTIDEDFPEGTLELLSDLLQPGFYPPRDISTHLLRNILLNPQRPHHLCVQAFNLLMRTQRHHMADKSTVPWDWELLTSVVANQDCISKQYEVMRMFLEYVVQTLEDDFQAKRSVSALHHSITKATLSCDQQFPQVREVIKWLFSAIVKSTEYGESRETVREKDEQIRMVLVFQKMLSLALEVDHSPALSSIKLAQELFHMLISSEPFRACRMLLLESLQSKLLTCKLLEHLLDYACPLKTSLPMSLSLLLHFLKNCTLTPDPTDGAERWKRWEELVHLLWMLLLSYNVAMKDILCSSVGEQRDRVSTMVYKPDDKISRSATREAVDAFLSRSRADLDQALPLHVEESLAYLQNHLMDVCQC; from the exons ATGGACGTGATCTCTCTCAGCTCGGAGGACTCGGACCTGGAGATCATCGGCTCCATGTACTCGCCCGGGGCCCCGCCCCTCTCCATGTACTCGCCCGGGGCCCCGCCCCTCTCCTCTGACGTCATCGGCACG GGTTTTATCGACCTCACGGATCCAAGGTGGATATTTCCAGAACAGAAAAAACGCAAACTACATAGTTCTATCCCTATCTTGGCAGTCATAGACTTGTCTGACTATGAAGAAGCATACGAGACAGAAGAGTTGAACACTGAAAACCAACCCCCAATCAAACAAGATTCAACTGTTTTCGCACCACAGCAGGACTGTGGTGACCTGAAGCCGGAGCTCAGCGGTTTGGATCCTCAAACTCAAAACCCAACGAAGAACGCCATCGTACAACCCTGTGATCACACACCTGTAGTAATATTGAGACGACTGCCATTTCTCGACAAGCTTGTTAGAGATTTGGAAACATCCAAATCTTCTGTCCATTTAACCAAAGAGTGTACAAAAAATTCACCAAGCTTTAAACAACTGGGCATTATTTACAAGGGTGCACCAGAATCCATGATTACAGCATCCAATGTTCAATGCATGGAACCTTCACTTGATGAGTCTTCTCCTAAGGTCGCCAAGTCTCTTATCATAGAGGAACAGCAGGAGAACAGTCATGCATTTTCTAGCACACATTTACACTACCTCGCTGATCACACATCCCATAACTCTTCCACCACCAGTCTGCACCCTGCTGAGCTGCTGGACCCTGACCCCCTGCCACACAGAAGTCCTGTCTCTCGCGAACCTCAAGCCGACCCACCTCCCACGTCTGAACGCACGCCAGCCGAAAACACATCTGAACGTCAGTGGGACGGGGCTGAAGTTGAAAGGCCCTCAAATAGCCCTGACTCTTACTGTAGCATCCCCGCTGAACCTCCTTTGTCAGTTTCTAAAACCGGGGACATGGATGAAGGGCCTGGGAACGAGGCGTATAGAGGGGATTTGGAATCTGACAGTCCAATGTCGTTCTTCTGGCAAGACGAAAGTGACGACATTAACGAAGACAACCGATTTCAGAGCACCATCATGACGGCCAGTGAAGAGGACAGGCATTTTGTGTGCCCAGATGCACTCAGGGAAATAATGTCTGGATCCTACCGAGACCTG ATTAAGGTTGAATATGAAGCTTTTGGAACTCCGAAGGTGCTCTGCCGGCAGAGCCTGGGCCAAGTGTACTGTACCATTGACGAGGACTTCCCAGAGGGCACGTTGGAGCTCTTGTCTGATCTACTACAGCCGGGTTTCTATCCCCCCAGAGATATCTCTACCCATCTACTGCGCAACATTCTGCTCAACCCGCAGCGTCCCCATCACCTGTGTGTGCAGGCGTTTAATCTGCTGATGAGGACACAGAG GCACCACATGGCTGATAAAAGCACAGTTCCGTGGGACTGGGAGTTGTTGACCTCAGTCGTGGCCAATCAG GACTGTATAAGTAAACAATATGAGGTTATGCGCATGTTCCTGGAGTACGTCGTGCAGACACTAGAGGACGACTTCCAGGCCAAGCGCTCTGTTTCCGCCCTCCATCATTCCATCACTAAAGCCACATTGTCATGCGATCAGCAGTTTCCTCAAGTCAG ggaaGTCATCAAGTGGCTGTTTTCTGCCATTGTGAAATCGACAGAGTACGGGGAGAGTAGAGAAACagtcagagagaaagatgaacAAATCAG aaTGGTGCTCGTCTTCCAGAAGATGCTGTCTCTGGCTCTGGAGGTGGACCACTCTCCAGCTCTCAGCTCTATCAAACTGGCCCAGGAGCTGTTCCATATGCTCATCAGCAGTGAGCCTTTTCGAGcatgcag GATGTTGCTGCTGGAGAGCCTGCAGAGCAAGCTGTTGACATGTAAGCTGTTGGAACATCTGTTGGACTACGCATGTCCGCTGAAAACCTCTCTGCCCATGTCGCTAagtctgctgctgcactttctGAAGAACTGCACTCTCACACCAGACCCCACG GATGGTGCAGAGAGGTGGAAGAGGTGGGAAGAGTTGGTCCATCTACTCTGGATGTTGCTGCTCAGCTACAACGTAGCGATGAAAG ACATCCTGTGCAGCTCTGTCGGTGAACAAAGGGACAGGGTGAGCACCATGGTCTACAAGCCAGATGATAAGATATCCAGGTCAGCCACTCGTGAAGCTGTGGACGCCTTCCTGTCCAGATCCCGGGCTGACCTTGACCAAGCGTTACCTCTCCACGTGGAAGAGTCGCTCGCCTATCTACAGAATCACCTGATGGATGTCTGCCAATGTTGA